Proteins from one Telopea speciosissima isolate NSW1024214 ecotype Mountain lineage chromosome 1, Tspe_v1, whole genome shotgun sequence genomic window:
- the LOC122652874 gene encoding uncharacterized protein At3g06530-like, giving the protein MATSIASQLQAIKSYIKADAEPTKRPFTRPSIIFNPKEAADIDLDTLFSIALSGLEVLISTDERFSSYKNDLFSHKSRELDRELMGVEENKRINSSISSFLRLLSGHLQLHSALKTLEYLIRRYKVHVYNTEELILCALPYHDTHAFVRIVQLLDFGNSKWRFLEGVKTSGAPPPRKVIVQQCIRDMGVLVAICNYALPLKKHQPSRPVVGFCTAVVIEVLGSMQIIDTDAVQKIIPFVRSGFRPATKCGPDHKAVNVEINYTVQGLHLSL; this is encoded by the exons ATGGCTACATCAATCGCTTCTCAGTTACAGGCAATCAAATCCTACATAAAAGCCGATGCTGAGCCAACCAAAAGGCCCTTTACTCGACCATCCATCATCTTCAACCCAAAAGAAGCTGCCGACATCGATCTGGATACACTTTTCTCCATTGCCCTCTCAG GTTTGGAGGTTCTCATCAGCACGGATGAGCGTTTCAGTAGTTATAAGAACGACCTCTTCAGTCATAAGAGTAGAGAGTTAGATAGAGAGTTGATGGGCGTAGAGGAAAACAAACGCATTAATTCATCTATTAGTTCGTTCCTTCGGTTACTTTCTGGACATCTTCAGTTGCATTCTGCCCTTAAGACACTCGAATATTTGATACGCAGATACAA GGTTCATGTGTACAACACCGAGGAACTGATACTCTGTGCATTGCCTTACCATGACACCCACGCTTTTGTTCGGATTGTGCAGTTATTGGACTTCGG AAATAGTAAATGGAGATTTCTTGAAGGTGTCAAAACCTCTGGTGCACCGCCACCAAGAAAGGTTATAGTGCAGCAATGCATCCGTGATATGGGGGTATTGGTGGCGATTTGCAACTAT GCATTGCCACTGAAGAAGCATCAACCTTCAAGACCAGTGGTGGGCTTTTGTACTGCGGTTGTGATTGAGGTTCTTGGTTCCATGCAAATCATTGATACTGATGCAGTGCAGAAAATCATTCCTTTTGTTCGTTCTGGCTTTCGACCTGCCACAAAATGTGGACCAGATCACAAG GCTGTGAACGTTGAAATTAATTATACTGTGCAAGGTCTTCATCTATCATTATAA